DNA sequence from the Scylla paramamosain isolate STU-SP2022 chromosome 4, ASM3559412v1, whole genome shotgun sequence genome:
TATATCTTCATTTAGCTTACGAAAATCCAGGCATAGCCTGAtgcctccattttttttagttactgggACAAGAGGGGAGTTATAGGCAGAACAGCTGGGTCTTATCAATCCTTGTTTATACAGTTCTAGCAACTGCTCTTCTATTTGTTGATGAAATTTGAGAGGAATAGGGTAAGGCTTATTATATATCGGCTGTCCGGTCCTTTGTTTAATAGTGTGACAATAATAGGGGGTAATGGTCAAAGGTTCTCCCTTTAATGCAAATACAGTAGGGTATTTGTACACCAAGTACTTGAgtacctcattttctttactgtcCTGAGGGAACAATGAATTTACTAATGTCACCAAACTTTTTAACTTAGCGTCTGCTGAGATATTATCACTTGATTCTGCTGTTACTCCTCATGCTGAAATATGGGAATGTGGTACCTGGTACGGTATGGCTTCGCATGGGTCTAAATGACCCACAAGTCTCTGTTTTTACTTCTACGTATTCAGTACTTGGATTAGCAGAGGGGATAATGAATTTACTCCTCTTACCCTGCTGATCTGGCTCACAATATACGATTCCTGGGTACAAGTACTGACTATTCTTGTTAGCCTCATATGGAAGAAAAACTCCTTCGGTACATCGGATACCGACCTCTAGTTCCAAGTAACCTATCATTCCTCGAGCCAACCATGTATCTCTGACCACTTTTACCTTGTAAAACCTTTGTTTCCTCGGTCCTTCAGCAACTTCCTCGGTTAGTCACGCCGAAAAATCACCTACACACCCATCTGGATCCTGTTCTACCTCAACTGCATCACCATCAAATGTCAACTGTAACATCTTACCTCCATCACAGGTGTGAGCAGGTTTTATCATTACTGCCTTTCTAAACATGAAGTCCAAGCCTAACACTGCGGAAGTTGGAAGTGTAATTTCCCTAGAAATTACTACGCATGGTTGTTCTTCTATTCCATGTCGGAAGTCCATCTCAATGACATCTCTACCTACGGTTGGTACTGGACTCTGTGTCACGCTGCTCAGCTTGTACGCCATGGGGGAAGTATATACACCATTTATTACTGTAAAAAGTTCTTCTTCTATTAATGTCTAGCCTGATCCGCTATCTAGCACTGCAGCTATGGGAATCTGATTTTTTCCTGCCTTTACCTGCAAACAAAACAATCGCGTCCTTTCATGATAGAACGCGCACAACTCCTTTACAttattggcgttttttttttttttgttattataggGCCAAGTGGTTGCTTCCTCATAcatgtttacttcctgatcCGGCAGCGCTACTGCACAACGTGACACAGGTGGCTTTTTGTAGGGACAATCAACTACTCTGTGCCCCCCAGTACCACATAATCAACATCTGAAATCTCTACGGTTCATGTCTACCCaccgtggcggtggtggtggtggtggacgtggtATTGGTGCGATGGGTTGGTACGCACGACCTTGTCCTATCCTATAGTTTCTGGCTATGTGACCCAAACGTCCGCACTTGTAACAATCTACAGTTCTCATGTTTGCTTGGCGCGGATTAACGTTATGGAAAGGAGCAGGAATAGGTGGTGGCTGCATGTCCATCCTCTGCTTTAGGGCGGTGTGCCTCttaggagggggaggtggattATATTTCGGAGATTTATCTGGTTGTGCCTGACGTGTAGGAGAAACTGCCATGGCAGCCATAGTAGTGACTGGagttcctcgtctttctctatGGATATCTGCATCAGTTAATTTATACTGAGGATGGGTGTTGGCCCATGCATAACCTCTGTTTAGTATTTTTAAGGGATCCTTGAGCTCATCATCACGCAAAGTATATTCAAATGATGGAGGGAAACAGCTTAGCATCCTGGCAGCAAAATTATTTTTATGCAGTGGCTCAAATGCTGGAATCTGACGTGACAAACCTCCATATGCAGTGTCACATCTCATGTAAAATTCCTGAAGCGTTTCTCCCTGTCCTCTCTTCGCGCTGTTCAGTATTTCTGTCCATAGTTTTGGGCTAACATTATCAGGAAAGAGTTTGAGGAACCCTTCTTTTACAAGATCATAATCCTAGCCATGATTAACAATAACATTTTCAAGCAACACTCTGGCACTTCCTAGGCAGTACTGCTTAGCTAACTCAAGCTTGTCTGTTTCATCCCAATTTAATTGCGTTCGTGATTCCAGATCTGTGAAGAAATCACGAGGGTTGGTGTGACAAGGGAGGCTAGGGTACGCGGTGTAACGTTCTTCACCCCAACAAAAGTATTTCAGGCCCTGTACGCGGCTAAAATCATTTTTCGTATGTCTGGACAGGAGAGCTTCAGAGTCCTGTTGCGTTAAGACAACAGGCGGTTTTTCCGACGTATCAGGTTGCTGCGCCATAATGATCACTTCACTACAACTGAAATTGCCTTGACAAGGATCACAAATATTTTCCgttaaaaattttcttttatggCTTACCCAACACCTGACACCAATGTCAtcaccctcctccttacctttaagGGAACTGCAGGAACTGCACTAATTCTTTATATAACGAACACCACAAGGTTTAAATCCAGGTAACCGAGAGTTAAGGCCGGGGTTCTCACAGTGGGGTAAGCCACAAACGCAGTTCAGAAACGTTAACACTATTTATTAACCAGTAGTTAACACATTTCACGATACTCGCAAGCAACGAAAGACCAGAATTCCACCACATATTAAAACATATAATGACCTTTCGATAAATCTTGACACCTGCTTTCTGCCTCTGTCAAGAAACGGGAACCGCACTGTACGAGGCGTAGCTGTCCGCCGCCATGGTCTTGCAGTAATGCAAACCCTATTCCGTTGAGCCGAGAGGCATCCGTCTGGAGGATAGTTGGCCGGGCTGGATCAAATGAGGTGAGGACTGGAGGTTGTGAGAGTGCTGCCTTGACTTGTCGAAAGGCCGCATCATGATCCGGTGTCCACAGGAACTGTCTCTTCGGGCTCATCAGGGGTCGGAGGGGTTGAGCGGCCGCAGAGATCTCAGGGGAAAACTCAGCTAACTGGTTGACAAGCCTCATAAAGGATCTGAGGTCTGTCAGATTTGCTGGAGTTGGGAAATCCCTGATAGCAGCCACTTTACCTGGGTCAGCAGCAATGCCAGCCATTGATAGTGTGAATCCGCAGAAATCTACCTGGGGTGCTGCGACTACAAATTTTTCCCTGTTGAGGGTGATGCCAAATTCGCGACATCTGGTGAGAACTTGGTGGATGCGGCTCAGGTGAGTGGTGTAGTCGGCGTCATACTGTAAGATATCGTCAACCACTTTCACACAATTCTTGATGCCTTGTAGAGCTGCATCACCTCGCAAGCAATAGGCATCACCTGTCGCTGCGAATCCCATCGGTCCCCTGCAGTACTGGAACCTACCATGTGGTGTTATGAAGGTGGTAAGGTGTCTGTCTTCCTCAGCAAGATCGATCTGCCAGTAACCGCAGAGAGCATCCCTCGTCGAGAAGTAACGGGCTGTGGCATCCACGCTACGAACAGCGGCAAAGGGTGTAGGCGATGGATGAGCTGGTCGGGCGATTTGTGAGTTGAGTTTGGACAGATCTGTCGTGATCCTTACACCTCCCTTAGGTTTAGCCACGGCGACCAGTGGGTGACACCACTCGGAGGGTTCATCACCTGCAGATCGAATGATTCCTTGAGATACCATGGATTCGAGCTCTTCTTGAACTTGACCTCTGAAAGCCAGGGGGATCTGCCGGGCAGTATGGATGGCAAAAGGCACTGTACCATCCTTGAGATGGATTCTCATAGGTGAACCCATCATAGGTTTGAGTGGTGTGGACTCTAAGGCTGCCTTGTCCACAAGAACGTCCTGGAACTCCTTCAAAAAGTACACCTTAGCTTCTGAAGGTGGTGTGATGCTAGAGACCGGGAGCTCCACGCACTTCTTGGCATGCTTTACTTCCAAGATTGGCTTGGGGAAGTCCTTGGAGATGATGGCCAACGCTTGACAGTGGCCGCGGGAGAGAAGTGGTCTGGATATCCTTGTGTACCCGGATTTCAGCTAAACACGACTTCTCACCTAGAGTTAGAGTGGCCGTGAGCATTCCGAGGGCGGGAGCCATTTCAGAACCGTCAGCTGTGAGTGTAGTGGTTTCTGGGGGGGTCTGTAGCTGGCTCGAAGGAATCTGAAGACTCCTCAGGTGTTGTGGGCCGATCATAGTGATATCAGCGCTGGTGTCAGGCATTATCCGCAAGTGCGACGACTTACCACCATGGGTGACAAGAACACTGACGTGTTGAGGTACTGCCGGGCTAGGAGATATCACGCGACGGCAGGACAGCTGCTTGGATTTTTGTTGCGAAGGGGTGGGAGCACCATCAGTACTACCCCGCTTGTGGTTCTGACGGGATACCTTCTTGCAACAACTATCAAA
Encoded proteins:
- the LOC135100129 gene encoding uncharacterized protein LOC135100129 codes for the protein MPLTRSGEHERRVGEEKDQAVAGDWRHTATSPPPADIVSLMKWMEETRLRDEERRREAEESRRQEDNARFEALISMLAAQRQTPQVLPEDDGEDPENPTRRQPQQPRTPSTQKPAAQIPPPLKPDATYQLFREWKRRWQDYATMVDMSSLTQEKQLIQLRMCLTLETQRVLEHTLQIPPTTDKTVDEVVDALELHIKGLRNEALRRRELFSCRQMEAETFADFYVRLRRRAEEIDICPGKSSVCEETQLKSVILMGVRDDELIQRLISLDDKCSLQEMVTACRSYEAARCATSDIRAQPTQVRALTPHQKSKKQKNLDKQPPQQSTAKTAELCQCCARYHETGACPAAQVTCRNCGRQGNFASTVKCPASKAQCRLCSRIGHFDSCCKKVSRQNHKRGSTDGAPTPSQQKSKQLSCRRVISPSPAVPQHVSVLVTHGGKSSHLRIMPDTSADITMIGPQHLRSLQIPSSQLQTPPETTTLTADGSEMAPALGMLTATLTLALAIISKDFPKPILEVKHAKKCVELPVSSITPPSEAKVYFLKEFQDVLVDKAALESTPLKPMMGSPMRIHLKDGTVPFAIHTARQIPLAFRGQVQEELESMVSQGIIRSAGDEPSEWCHPLVAVAKPKGGVRITTDLSKLNSQIARPAHPSPTPFAAVRSVDATARYFSTRDALCGYWQIDLAEEDRHLTTFITPHGRFQYCRGPMGFAATGDAYCLRGDAALQGIKNCVKVVDDILQYDADYTTHLSRIHQVLTRCREFGITLNREKFVVAAPQVDFCGFTLSMAGIAADPGKVAAIRDFPTPANLTDLRSFMRLVNQLAEFSPEISAAAQPLRPLMSPKRQFLWTPDHDAAFRQVKAALSQPPVLTSFDPARPTILQTDASRLNGIGFALLQDHGGGQLRLYKLTDADIHRERRGTPVTTMAAMAVSPTRQAQPDKSPKYNPPPPPKRHTALKQRMDMQPPPIPAPFHNVNPRQANMRTVDCYKCGQ